A region from the Caldicellulosiruptor naganoensis genome encodes:
- a CDS encoding M23 family metallopeptidase, whose product MYPADGQIEISQDGEYFIVVAKATNIIAPCSGKVVSIKNKAGRFDIVIQDKKKVLYILENLDSTYIQKGKTIKKGEIIGQKRPFEISEKDFIYFKREGGM is encoded by the coding sequence TTGTATCCAGCAGATGGACAAATAGAAATTTCCCAAGATGGAGAGTATTTTATAGTTGTTGCAAAAGCAACCAACATAATTGCTCCATGCAGTGGTAAGGTTGTCTCTATAAAAAACAAAGCTGGTAGATTTGACATTGTAATTCAGGACAAGAAAAAGGTCTTGTACATATTAGAGAATTTAGATAGCACATATATACAGAAAGGTAAGACAATAAAAAAGGGTGAGATAATTGGGCAGAAAAGGCCATTTGAAATTTCGGAGAAGGATTTTATATATTTTAAAAGGGAAGGTGGTATGTAG
- the ytfJ gene encoding GerW family sporulation protein: MAHPIEMLMQTAMENLKQMIDVNTIVGDAVQSSGGAAIIPVSKVSFGFVAGGGDIKQESSKNNKTDENSPLFAGGTGAGISVMPIAFLVVTQDQIRLLNVSANSSVERIIDIIPSIIIEDIKEIIQRR; encoded by the coding sequence GTGGCACATCCGATTGAGATGTTGATGCAAACTGCTATGGAGAATTTAAAACAGATGATTGATGTAAACACAATTGTGGGTGATGCTGTCCAGAGTTCTGGCGGTGCTGCAATTATTCCGGTTTCTAAAGTGTCATTTGGATTTGTTGCGGGCGGTGGAGATATAAAACAGGAAAGCAGCAAGAACAACAAGACAGATGAAAATTCTCCTCTTTTTGCAGGTGGAACTGGTGCTGGAATTTCGGTTATGCCCATCGCCTTTTTGGTTGTAACACAGGATCAAATAAGACTTTTGAATGTATCTGCAAATAGCAGTGTTGAAAGGATTATTGATATTATTCCATCTATTATTATTGAAGATATAAAGGAAATTATTCAAAGAAGATGA
- the scpB gene encoding SMC-Scp complex subunit ScpB codes for MDKMAAKSVIESILLLSTSPLEIGKVAKILGISEEEVENYVEELKEEYIAEKRGFLIVKEEKGYVLITNPENSKYIKEYFEFEQKQSSLSQAAYEVLSIVALNGPITRQEIEKIRGVNCENVIKNLLEKGLIKEAGRLDTIGRPTLYEVTELFYNSLGIKNLEELKQKLVEAKEDTSI; via the coding sequence ATGGATAAAATGGCTGCAAAGTCAGTGATTGAAAGTATACTTTTGTTAAGTACATCACCGCTTGAAATAGGCAAAGTTGCAAAAATTTTAGGTATCTCTGAAGAAGAAGTAGAAAATTATGTTGAGGAGCTGAAAGAAGAGTACATTGCAGAGAAAAGAGGTTTTTTGATTGTAAAAGAAGAAAAAGGATATGTTTTGATTACAAACCCTGAGAATTCAAAGTATATAAAAGAGTATTTTGAGTTTGAACAAAAACAGTCTTCACTTTCACAGGCTGCATACGAGGTGCTATCTATAGTTGCACTAAATGGACCAATAACAAGACAGGAGATAGAAAAAATAAGAGGGGTTAACTGTGAAAATGTAATAAAAAATCTGCTGGAAAAAGGGCTTATAAAAGAAGCGGGTAGGCTTGACACAATAGGAAGACCGACTTTGTATGAGGTGACAGAACTTTTTTACAACTCCTTAGGGATAAAAAATTTAGAAGAATTAAAACAAAAGCTTGTTGAAGCTAAAGAGGATACATCAATTTGA
- a CDS encoding segregation and condensation protein A, translating into MSFEVKLPNFEGPLDLLLYLIKKEKINIYEIPIAEITNQYLMYIKHLDSINVDSVSEFLVMAATLLEIKSKMLLPKLQQEEEDPRQELVERLREYQKYKEVAIYLKENHPYRESYKRAVSFETFEKDFAIKLEINKLFEAYRNVLTKRETIPVENENDKKLQEITKKPTISILKVIRQVLEHIKQRGALYFSALIKGISKEEIVYRFLAILELCKLGHISVHQQKMFDDIKITKK; encoded by the coding sequence ATGAGCTTTGAGGTAAAGCTTCCCAATTTTGAAGGGCCGCTTGACCTATTGCTTTATCTTATAAAAAAGGAAAAGATAAACATCTACGAAATTCCAATTGCTGAGATTACTAATCAGTATCTAATGTATATAAAGCATTTAGACAGCATAAATGTGGACTCTGTATCTGAATTTTTGGTTATGGCAGCAACACTTTTGGAGATTAAATCAAAGATGCTTTTACCAAAACTGCAACAGGAGGAAGAGGACCCAAGGCAGGAACTTGTTGAAAGACTTAGAGAGTATCAAAAGTACAAAGAGGTGGCAATTTACTTAAAAGAAAATCATCCGTATAGAGAAAGTTACAAAAGAGCAGTTAGTTTTGAAACTTTTGAGAAGGATTTTGCAATAAAGCTTGAGATAAATAAACTTTTTGAGGCATATAGAAATGTTTTAACAAAAAGAGAAACAATTCCTGTTGAAAATGAGAATGACAAGAAGCTCCAAGAGATAACTAAAAAGCCAACAATTTCTATTTTAAAGGTGATAAGACAAGTCCTTGAGCATATAAAACAAAGAGGTGCTTTATATTTTAGCGCTCTTATAAAAGGAATTTCAAAAGAGGAGATAGTGTACAGATTTTTAGCTATTTTAGAGCTATGTAAATTAGGACATATTTCTGTACATCAGCAAAAGATGTTTGACGACATTAAAATTACAAAAAAGTAG
- the trpS gene encoding tryptophan--tRNA ligase, which yields MKRVLSGTRPTGILHLGNYFGAIESWVKLQDQYECFFFVADWHALTTGYEDTSNLREYTKQVVIDFLACGLDPNKCTIFVQSHVPEHVELHLLFSMITPLSWLYRCPTYKDQMRELKERNIATYGFLGYPCLQAADILIYKAELVPVGEDQLPHLELTREIARRFNYLYGQTFPEPQPILNTVKVLIGTDGRKMSKSYGNTIALSEDLESVRKKVMNMVTDPARIRKNDPGHPEVCTVFAYHKIFSQNSIDEIESSCREGKIGCVECKKKLFESLSQFLEPIQSRRKELENDIDYVFGVIEEGAKKARAIASKTLKEAKDRAGLL from the coding sequence ATGAAAAGGGTTTTATCAGGTACAAGACCGACAGGTATTTTACATTTGGGCAACTACTTTGGTGCAATAGAAAGTTGGGTAAAACTCCAAGACCAATATGAATGTTTCTTTTTTGTTGCTGACTGGCATGCACTTACAACAGGGTATGAAGATACTTCAAATTTAAGAGAATATACAAAACAGGTAGTTATTGATTTTTTGGCATGTGGGCTTGACCCAAATAAGTGCACAATATTTGTTCAGTCGCATGTGCCAGAACACGTGGAGCTTCATCTTTTGTTTTCAATGATAACGCCACTTTCTTGGCTCTACCGGTGCCCAACTTATAAAGACCAGATGAGAGAGCTAAAAGAGCGAAATATCGCGACATATGGTTTTTTGGGGTATCCCTGTTTGCAAGCAGCAGATATCTTGATATACAAAGCTGAGCTTGTGCCGGTTGGGGAAGACCAGCTTCCACATTTGGAACTGACAAGAGAAATTGCAAGAAGGTTCAATTACTTGTATGGACAGACTTTCCCAGAACCACAACCAATTTTAAATACCGTGAAAGTTTTAATTGGCACAGATGGACGAAAGATGAGTAAAAGCTATGGCAATACAATTGCTTTGTCTGAAGATTTAGAAAGTGTGAGAAAAAAGGTAATGAACATGGTCACAGACCCTGCAAGAATCAGAAAGAACGACCCTGGTCATCCTGAGGTTTGTACTGTATTTGCTTATCACAAGATTTTTAGTCAAAATTCCATTGATGAGATAGAATCAAGTTGCAGGGAAGGGAAAATTGGCTGTGTTGAATGTAAAAAGAAGCTGTTTGAAAGTCTTTCTCAGTTTTTAGAGCCAATTCAAAGTAGAAGAAAAGAGCTTGAAAATGATATAGACTATGTTTTTGGTGTGATTGAGGAAGGTGCAAAAAAGGCACGCGCTATTGCATCCAAAACATTAAAAGAGGCAAAGGATAGGGCAGGGCTGTTATGA
- a CDS encoding site-2 protease family protein, which translates to MSLPDISTMLLRIPGLLFAISVHEAAHGYVAYLQGDDLPKRQGRITLNPLPHIDIFGIIALMLFGFGWAKPVLTDPRNYKNPKVGMGITALAGPVANILSAIAFALILKYVDSYSLISNRYILVMLQQAYLINVYLAVFNLLPIPPLDGSKILFLFAPAKYMEFYDRFEIIGQIILIACIFFAPYLLSFVLQPIAYFIFSFIDIIVKLFP; encoded by the coding sequence ATGAGTCTGCCAGATATTTCAACGATGTTACTTAGAATTCCAGGTCTTTTATTCGCAATATCTGTACACGAAGCAGCCCATGGATATGTTGCTTATTTGCAAGGAGATGATCTTCCAAAAAGGCAGGGAAGGATTACATTAAATCCGCTGCCACATATTGATATTTTTGGAATAATCGCTTTGATGTTATTTGGTTTTGGGTGGGCAAAACCTGTTTTAACAGACCCGAGAAACTACAAAAATCCAAAGGTCGGTATGGGAATTACTGCTTTGGCTGGACCTGTAGCAAATATTTTATCTGCAATTGCATTTGCTCTAATTTTAAAGTATGTTGACAGTTACAGTCTTATTTCAAACAGGTATATTTTAGTTATGCTGCAGCAGGCATATTTAATAAATGTATATCTTGCTGTGTTTAACCTCTTACCAATACCGCCACTTGATGGCTCGAAAATATTATTTCTATTTGCACCAGCAAAATATATGGAATTTTACGATAGATTTGAAATAATTGGGCAGATAATACTAATTGCATGCATATTCTTTGCACCGTATCTGCTTTCGTTTGTACTGCAACCAATTGCTTATTTTATCTTTAGTTTCATAGATATTATCGTGAAACTATTTCCTTAA